A part of Larkinella insperata genomic DNA contains:
- a CDS encoding M16 family metallopeptidase gives MDVIDRTEAPEYKQIEEVKVPAIASQMLDNGQPAYWINAGQQPIIRLEIIFDAGAWYEPIAGVSSLAMKMLTEGTRSHTSAQISEYFDRYGAFLEQHSGTNRASLTVYGLTKHLPAILPMIQEMLMDSIIPEKELNHQKNIAVQNLRVNLEKNNFVAGRLIREKVFGKKHPYGQHQYPETLETIQRDSVEAFYQQRIRQRPFRIIAAGHVTETEIALINQYFGHQSVEPLPSVNGTDKNVVSDFSPALIEKADSLQSSIRLGRLLFTRQHPDYFPVLVMNEVLGGYFGSRLMKNIREEKGFTYGIWSNLSIFPKEGCLLIGTDVKRENTQQTLDEIWKEIRQLRDEPVPERELETVRNYMAGSYVGSLNTPFEIADRYKMVLFDGLPADYISTYIDRIQAVTAGQVQEMANRYLPEGSLVEVVVGGK, from the coding sequence ATGGACGTTATAGATAGAACCGAAGCCCCTGAATACAAACAGATTGAAGAAGTTAAGGTCCCGGCAATTGCCAGTCAAATGCTGGATAACGGCCAGCCGGCTTACTGGATCAACGCTGGTCAGCAGCCGATTATCCGCCTGGAAATCATCTTTGATGCCGGCGCCTGGTATGAGCCCATTGCGGGCGTATCATCGCTGGCCATGAAGATGCTGACAGAAGGGACTCGCTCACACACGTCGGCGCAAATCAGCGAATATTTTGACCGGTATGGTGCTTTTCTGGAACAACATAGCGGGACAAACCGCGCCAGCCTGACTGTGTACGGCTTGACGAAGCACTTGCCCGCTATTCTTCCCATGATCCAGGAGATGCTGATGGATTCAATTATTCCGGAAAAGGAACTGAATCACCAGAAAAACATCGCCGTCCAGAACCTGCGGGTTAATCTGGAGAAAAACAACTTTGTAGCCGGACGGCTAATTCGGGAGAAAGTTTTCGGCAAAAAACACCCGTATGGGCAGCACCAATATCCGGAAACGCTGGAAACCATTCAGCGGGATTCGGTGGAAGCATTTTACCAGCAACGGATTCGCCAGCGCCCGTTCCGGATTATAGCAGCCGGACACGTTACTGAAACGGAAATTGCCCTGATCAACCAATACTTCGGTCATCAGTCGGTCGAGCCGCTTCCTTCGGTTAACGGAACGGATAAAAATGTGGTGAGCGATTTCTCCCCAGCTTTGATCGAAAAGGCCGACAGCCTCCAGTCGTCAATTCGTCTCGGACGATTGCTATTTACCCGCCAGCACCCGGATTACTTTCCCGTGCTGGTCATGAATGAAGTTTTGGGCGGTTATTTCGGCTCCCGGCTTATGAAGAATATTCGGGAGGAGAAAGGATTTACCTACGGCATCTGGTCGAATCTGTCGATCTTCCCGAAAGAAGGCTGTCTGTTGATCGGGACCGATGTCAAGCGCGAAAACACCCAGCAGACGCTCGACGAAATCTGGAAGGAAATCCGGCAGTTGCGCGACGAACCCGTACCGGAGAGGGAACTGGAAACCGTTCGCAACTACATGGCGGGTTCCTACGTTGGTTCGCTGAACACACCCTTTGAAATTGCCGACCGCTATAAAATGGTTCTGTTTGACGGTTTACCCGCCGATTACATCAGCACGTACATCGACCGAATTCAGGCCGTAACAGCCGGGCAGGTTCAGGAAATGGCGAACCGGTATTTGCCGGAGGGTTCGCTGGTGGAGGTTGTTGTGGGAGGCAAGTAA
- a CDS encoding zf-HC2 domain-containing protein → MKESCEHQAECLKRIQAILDGGATDEEKEYFKDHIEICKPCIDMYHLEKCIKEALQGKVEKKCCPEKIAAAIRAEITK, encoded by the coding sequence ATGAAAGAATCCTGCGAACATCAGGCTGAATGCCTGAAACGAATTCAGGCTATTCTGGACGGGGGAGCCACCGATGAAGAAAAAGAGTACTTTAAGGATCATATCGAAATTTGCAAACCCTGCATCGATATGTATCACCTCGAAAAATGCATCAAGGAAGCTTTGCAGGGTAAAGTAGAGAAGAAATGCTGCCCCGAGAAGATTGCAGCAGCTATTCGGGCAGAGATAACTAAATAA
- the nadD gene encoding nicotinate (nicotinamide) nucleotide adenylyltransferase: MKIGLFFGSFNPVHMGHLIIANTMATSTDLQQVWFVVSPQNPFKKNKSLLHEFDRIDLVERAIADNAKLKTTDVEFSMPRPSYTIDTLVRLQEKYPQHQFTLIIGGDNLAQFPSWKNYEKILEFYGLYVYPRPNSAPSPLEQHPNVKFIEAPLLDISATFIRDCIKNDRSIRYLVPDVVEEIIARKKFYI, translated from the coding sequence ATGAAAATCGGCTTATTCTTCGGGTCTTTCAACCCGGTCCATATGGGGCACCTGATCATCGCCAACACCATGGCGACTTCGACCGATCTGCAACAGGTCTGGTTTGTGGTTTCCCCCCAAAATCCGTTCAAGAAAAACAAAAGCCTGTTGCACGAGTTCGATCGCATCGACCTGGTGGAACGGGCTATTGCGGATAACGCGAAGCTCAAAACAACGGATGTTGAGTTTTCGATGCCGCGCCCAAGCTACACGATAGACACACTCGTGCGGCTTCAGGAAAAGTACCCGCAACACCAGTTCACGCTGATCATCGGCGGTGACAATCTGGCGCAGTTCCCAAGCTGGAAAAACTACGAAAAAATTCTGGAGTTCTACGGTCTTTACGTGTATCCACGACCCAACAGCGCGCCCAGCCCGTTGGAACAGCATCCGAATGTAAAATTTATTGAGGCCCCCCTGCTCGACATTTCCGCAACCTTTATCCGGGATTGCATCAAAAACGACCGCTCAATTCGTTATCTGGTGCCGGATGTTGTGGAAGAAATTATTGCGCGGAAAAAGTTTTACATCTAA
- a CDS encoding sigma-70 family RNA polymerase sigma factor: protein MTTMPEIMSDTQLQGYTDEQKYQVFNKEFMPHIDSMYNFAFRLTMDEDDANDLVQDTYLKAFRFISSFEQGTNAKAWLFRILKNSFINDYRKKSKEPAKVDYQDVETTYNSDEAAETEHTTDLRFETVQDMIGDEVASALNSLPVDFRTVIILCDIEGFTYEEMAKILDIPIGTVRSRLHRARNLLKDKLKEYAASMGYNKNDE from the coding sequence ATGACGACGATGCCCGAAATTATGTCAGATACGCAACTCCAAGGGTATACAGACGAACAGAAGTACCAGGTGTTCAACAAAGAGTTCATGCCCCACATTGACTCGATGTACAACTTTGCCTTCCGCCTGACGATGGACGAAGATGATGCAAACGATCTGGTGCAGGATACCTATTTGAAAGCTTTTCGATTCATCTCCTCGTTCGAACAGGGAACTAACGCAAAGGCGTGGTTGTTCCGCATTCTGAAGAACAGCTTCATCAACGATTACCGCAAGAAAAGTAAGGAGCCGGCAAAAGTTGATTATCAGGATGTAGAAACAACCTACAACTCTGATGAAGCGGCCGAAACCGAGCACACGACAGACCTACGGTTTGAAACGGTGCAGGATATGATCGGCGATGAGGTGGCTTCCGCCCTGAACTCGCTGCCGGTCGATTTCCGAACTGTAATTATTCTTTGTGACATCGAAGGATTTACGTACGAGGAAATGGCTAAAATTCTGGATATTCCCATCGGAACGGTCCGCTCTCGGCTGCACCGCGCCCGGAATCTTCTGAAAGATAAGCTGAAAGAATACGCGGCTTCGATGGGATACAATAAAAATGATGAATAA
- a CDS encoding M28 family peptidase — MHLNRKLIFFWLAAVVTVSSCKSKKQDQQGESQATEAKMVAAPSFNADSAYAYVAKQVSFGPRVPNTDAHRRCGDYLIAKLKALGCQVTVQDFTATTYDNLKLNARNIIGSINPQATKRIMLASHWDSRPFADQDSTNANKVKPVMGANDGASGVGILLEMARTIQQSGTKPSVGIDFILFDAEDWGNSDLARDEFGGFCLGSQYWAANKHKPDYTAYYGILLDMVGAKGATFLKEGNSMQYAPTVVNTVWETASKMGYNQYFVDTGQAGPAITDDHLPVNQVAKIPMIDIIHLNVGTGGFFEDWHTTGDGLDNIDRNTLKAVGQVLLQTLYNEQ; from the coding sequence ATGCACCTGAACAGGAAACTCATTTTCTTTTGGCTGGCGGCCGTCGTAACCGTTAGCTCCTGCAAGAGCAAAAAACAGGATCAGCAGGGGGAAAGCCAGGCCACGGAGGCCAAAATGGTGGCGGCTCCGTCGTTCAATGCCGACTCGGCCTACGCCTACGTTGCCAAGCAGGTTTCGTTTGGGCCGCGGGTGCCCAATACCGATGCCCACCGGCGCTGCGGAGACTACCTGATTGCCAAGCTGAAAGCGCTGGGCTGCCAGGTTACGGTGCAAGATTTTACCGCGACGACGTACGATAATCTCAAACTGAATGCCCGGAATATTATCGGCAGCATCAATCCCCAGGCCACCAAGCGGATTATGCTGGCTTCGCACTGGGACTCCCGCCCGTTTGCCGATCAGGACAGCACAAATGCCAACAAGGTTAAGCCGGTGATGGGAGCCAACGACGGCGCCAGTGGGGTGGGTATTCTGCTCGAAATGGCCCGCACCATTCAGCAGTCCGGAACAAAACCATCCGTGGGAATCGATTTTATTCTTTTTGACGCCGAGGACTGGGGAAACTCCGATCTAGCCCGGGATGAATTCGGCGGTTTCTGTTTGGGTTCGCAGTATTGGGCGGCTAATAAACACAAACCCGACTATACCGCCTACTACGGTATTCTGCTGGATATGGTCGGTGCCAAAGGGGCTACTTTTCTGAAAGAAGGCAACTCCATGCAGTACGCGCCTACGGTGGTCAATACGGTTTGGGAAACGGCCAGTAAAATGGGCTACAACCAATATTTTGTGGATACCGGTCAGGCCGGTCCGGCCATCACGGATGATCACTTGCCGGTAAACCAGGTTGCTAAAATTCCAATGATTGATATCATTCACCTGAACGTTGGAACCGGTGGGTTCTTTGAAGATTGGCATACCACGGGTGACGGTCTGGACAACATTGATCGCAACACACTCAAAGCCGTTGGCCAGGTATTGCTGCAAACGTTGTACAATGAGCAGTGA
- the porV gene encoding type IX secretion system outer membrane channel protein PorV: MIRTLSSICLLGCLSLPFFSNAQVGGGLLGQDTTAYRIPQTAVPFLTFTPDARSAGLGEAGVALSADANAIFWNPAKLVFAPKDQGVALSYTPWLRSIGVDDMFFTYLSGYKKVSKNDVIGLSLLYFDMGTIDFTTILGQPAGSFNSREYAVTASYSRRLFQNFSMGVNLKYLNSNLAGNYSVNGMSLRPASTAAVDISAFYQNEVRDDITGKGLKWAFGGIISNIGGKVNYGSTTDRSPIPTNLKLGTALTLYTDKFNQFNFAFDLNKLMVPTPPVYQTVNGVVQYQGNNPIIAQGKDPNRPTLSSIFGSFSDAPGGFSEELKEINIATGIEYWYNEQFAARLGYYHEPRVKGDRKFFTTGLGIRLQQQYGIDFAYMIPVTQGSPLAQTFRISLIIDVNKKARSAEDIEESEDLR; the protein is encoded by the coding sequence ATGATACGTACCTTATCGTCTATTTGTTTACTCGGTTGCCTGTCACTTCCTTTTTTTTCAAACGCCCAAGTTGGTGGGGGCCTGTTAGGGCAGGATACAACAGCCTACCGGATTCCACAAACGGCTGTACCATTCCTCACGTTTACGCCTGACGCCCGCAGTGCTGGTTTAGGGGAAGCCGGGGTGGCGCTGAGTGCTGATGCCAATGCTATTTTCTGGAACCCGGCAAAGCTGGTCTTTGCCCCGAAGGATCAGGGGGTAGCGTTATCGTATACGCCCTGGTTGCGGAGCATTGGCGTTGACGATATGTTTTTTACGTACCTATCGGGGTATAAGAAGGTAAGCAAGAACGATGTGATTGGCCTTTCGCTCCTGTACTTTGATATGGGAACTATCGATTTTACTACCATTCTGGGTCAGCCAGCAGGTTCATTCAATTCCCGAGAATATGCCGTTACGGCTTCCTATTCCCGCCGGTTGTTTCAAAACTTTTCGATGGGTGTCAACCTGAAATACCTTAACTCGAACCTGGCCGGTAATTACTCTGTGAACGGAATGTCGTTAAGACCAGCTTCCACGGCGGCTGTCGACATCAGTGCTTTCTACCAAAATGAGGTTCGCGATGATATTACCGGCAAAGGGCTGAAATGGGCCTTTGGTGGTATTATTTCCAACATTGGTGGCAAGGTGAATTACGGCAGTACAACGGATCGCTCGCCCATTCCAACCAATCTGAAACTAGGAACGGCGTTGACGCTGTATACCGATAAATTCAACCAGTTCAATTTTGCCTTCGACCTGAACAAACTGATGGTACCGACTCCGCCGGTCTATCAAACGGTCAATGGGGTGGTTCAATATCAAGGTAACAACCCTATTATTGCGCAGGGAAAAGACCCGAACCGGCCGACACTGAGTTCCATCTTTGGTTCCTTCTCGGATGCACCCGGTGGTTTTTCGGAAGAGCTGAAAGAAATTAACATTGCAACGGGGATCGAATACTGGTATAACGAACAATTCGCTGCCCGGTTGGGTTACTACCACGAGCCCCGCGTTAAAGGTGATCGGAAATTCTTTACGACGGGTCTTGGCATTCGCCTGCAACAGCAATACGGTATCGACTTCGCCTACATGATTCCGGTTACACAAGGCAGTCCGTTGGCGCAGACGTTCCGGATCTCGCTCATCATTGATGTAAATAAAAAAGCCCGCTCAGCAGAAGACATTGAAGAGAGCGAGGATCTTAGATAA
- a CDS encoding PfkB family carbohydrate kinase → MSLLTVGSVAFDALETPFGKTDKIIGGAATYITLSASYFTNKNNLVAVVGDDFPQEMIDILKKRGIDTAGLEIRQGEKTFFWSGKYHNDMNTRDTVEVQLNVMGNFNPVIPEQYGDCEFLMLGNTAPAIQKMVIERLPNRPKLIVLDTMNFWMDSAWDDLMEVIKLVDVITINDEEARQLSGQYSLVKAAAAIQAMGPKTVIIKKGEHGALLFHGTSIFFAPALPLEEVFDPTGAGDTFAGGFIGYLASTGDVSFNNMKRGIVYGSAMASFCVEKFGAEQLFNLSVDEINERVAKFVQLSAFEIA, encoded by the coding sequence ATGAGTTTATTAACCGTTGGATCAGTAGCCTTTGACGCGCTGGAAACGCCCTTTGGCAAAACCGATAAAATCATCGGCGGTGCCGCTACCTACATTACGCTGTCTGCTTCGTACTTCACGAATAAAAACAATCTGGTAGCGGTTGTTGGCGACGACTTCCCGCAGGAAATGATTGACATTCTGAAAAAGCGCGGCATCGATACAGCGGGGCTGGAAATCCGGCAAGGCGAAAAAACCTTCTTCTGGTCGGGCAAATACCACAACGACATGAATACGCGCGACACGGTAGAGGTTCAGCTCAATGTCATGGGGAATTTTAACCCGGTTATTCCGGAGCAGTACGGTGACTGCGAATTTCTGATGCTGGGCAATACCGCACCGGCCATTCAGAAAATGGTCATCGAACGGCTGCCCAACCGCCCCAAGCTCATCGTGCTCGATACCATGAATTTCTGGATGGACAGCGCCTGGGATGACCTGATGGAGGTAATTAAGCTGGTGGACGTGATCACCATCAACGACGAAGAAGCGCGCCAGTTGTCGGGCCAGTATTCGCTGGTCAAAGCCGCGGCTGCCATTCAGGCGATGGGTCCCAAAACCGTTATCATCAAGAAGGGGGAACATGGTGCGCTGCTTTTCCACGGCACCAGCATTTTCTTCGCTCCGGCTCTCCCCCTGGAAGAAGTATTTGACCCCACCGGCGCGGGGGATACGTTCGCGGGCGGTTTTATTGGCTACCTGGCCAGCACCGGCGATGTTTCGTTCAACAACATGAAACGCGGCATCGTCTACGGTTCTGCCATGGCCTCTTTCTGCGTCGAAAAATTCGGAGCGGAGCAGCTTTTCAATCTGTCAGTCGACGAAATCAACGAACGGGTTGCCAAATTTGTGCAACTGTCGGCGTTTGAGATTGCTTAA
- the gmk gene encoding guanylate kinase: MEGKLIIFSAPSGSGKTTIVRHLLASNSNLGFSISACTRDRRGRSEENGKDYYFLTPEDFKEKIDNDEFVEWEEVYVGAFYGTLKSEIQRLWDSGKHVLFDVDVQGGLKLKKYYGDKALAIFVKVPDEETLTQRLLARGTENEDSLSKRLFKVHFEMSFQDEFDVILINDDLEDALAKAQKLTDDFLKENIIPEKATVI, from the coding sequence TTGGAAGGCAAACTGATTATTTTTTCGGCACCCTCCGGTTCAGGTAAAACTACCATTGTCAGGCACCTGCTGGCTTCGAATTCCAACCTGGGTTTTTCTATTTCCGCCTGTACCCGCGACCGGCGGGGTCGCTCTGAAGAGAACGGCAAGGACTATTACTTTCTGACTCCCGAAGATTTTAAGGAAAAAATTGACAACGACGAATTCGTCGAATGGGAAGAAGTATATGTCGGTGCGTTCTACGGAACCTTGAAATCTGAGATTCAACGGCTCTGGGACAGCGGCAAACACGTCTTGTTTGATGTGGATGTGCAGGGTGGTCTGAAACTAAAAAAATACTACGGCGATAAAGCCCTGGCTATTTTTGTGAAGGTCCCGGATGAAGAAACTCTGACACAACGTTTATTGGCTCGTGGTACCGAAAACGAGGATAGCCTGTCAAAACGGCTGTTTAAGGTGCATTTCGAAATGAGCTTTCAGGATGAGTTCGACGTTATTCTGATAAACGACGACCTGGAAGATGCGCTGGCCAAAGCCCAGAAACTAACCGACGACTTCCTGAAGGAAAACATTATACCGGAAAAGGCCACCGTTATCTGA
- the cysS gene encoding cysteine--tRNA ligase: MTTPTQPLKLYNTLTRRKDLFVPIASPYVGLYVCGPTVYNFVHLGNIRTFMTFDILFRYLTHIGYKVRYVRNITDVGHLVGDGDEGEDKIGRIAKLEKIEPMEVVQRYTNDFHSVTTLFNLKSPSIEPTATGHMVEQIEAVRLLIDKGLAYESNGSVYFDISKYNQEGGEYGKLSGRVLEDLLNETRDLDGQSEKRNPLDFALWKKAAPEHLMRWPSPWSNGFPGWHLECTCMSTKYLGKQFDIHGGGMDLKFPHHECEVAQGKSIYGEEPARYWMHSNMLTVNGQKMSKSLGNSFLPSELITGSHYLLEQPYSPMTVRFFMLQSHYRSTLDFSNEALKAAQKGYKRLANGLRIARTLDYTAADDMAVDEKKQQDIRKAVEDFYGALNDDLNTAVGIAQLFTLLKYVNMLYLNQLQPAALGEELFNLLKDSFLQFTEDVLGLREEKAESNAVLDGMLTLYREYKEQKQYDKVDQVRSYFKSQGLVIKDMKHRIDWAYEE; encoded by the coding sequence ATGACAACACCGACACAACCGCTAAAGTTATATAACACGCTTACCCGCCGGAAAGACCTGTTTGTACCCATTGCGTCGCCTTACGTTGGTTTATATGTGTGTGGGCCAACCGTTTACAACTTCGTGCATTTGGGGAATATCCGAACGTTTATGACCTTCGATATCCTGTTTCGTTACCTGACGCACATTGGCTACAAAGTTCGTTATGTGCGAAATATCACGGATGTGGGGCACCTGGTGGGAGACGGCGACGAGGGGGAAGACAAGATTGGCCGGATTGCGAAGCTGGAGAAAATCGAACCGATGGAAGTGGTGCAGCGCTACACCAACGATTTTCATTCCGTAACAACACTCTTCAACCTGAAGTCGCCCAGCATCGAACCGACGGCCACGGGACACATGGTTGAGCAGATTGAAGCCGTTCGGCTGCTGATCGACAAAGGACTCGCGTACGAATCGAACGGTTCGGTGTATTTTGATATTTCCAAGTACAACCAGGAAGGAGGGGAATACGGGAAGTTGTCCGGCCGGGTTCTGGAAGACCTGCTGAACGAAACCCGGGATCTGGACGGACAGTCGGAGAAGCGGAACCCGCTGGATTTTGCGCTCTGGAAAAAAGCCGCGCCCGAACACCTCATGCGCTGGCCGTCGCCCTGGAGCAACGGCTTCCCGGGCTGGCACCTAGAGTGTACCTGCATGAGTACCAAGTATTTGGGCAAGCAGTTTGACATTCACGGCGGGGGAATGGATTTGAAATTTCCGCACCACGAATGCGAAGTGGCCCAGGGGAAAAGCATTTACGGCGAAGAACCGGCCCGGTACTGGATGCACTCGAACATGCTGACGGTTAACGGGCAAAAAATGTCCAAATCGCTGGGCAACTCGTTTCTGCCGTCCGAACTGATTACCGGTTCGCACTACCTGCTTGAGCAGCCTTACAGCCCGATGACCGTACGGTTTTTCATGCTGCAATCGCACTACCGGAGTACGCTCGACTTCTCGAACGAAGCCCTTAAAGCCGCTCAGAAAGGCTACAAACGGCTCGCCAACGGTTTGCGAATCGCCCGGACGCTGGATTATACCGCAGCGGACGACATGGCCGTGGATGAGAAAAAGCAGCAGGACATCCGGAAAGCCGTCGAAGATTTTTACGGTGCGCTCAACGACGATTTGAACACGGCCGTCGGTATCGCCCAGTTGTTTACGCTATTGAAGTACGTAAACATGCTGTATCTCAACCAGCTCCAGCCGGCCGCACTGGGCGAAGAGTTATTTAATCTCCTGAAAGATTCGTTCCTCCAGTTTACGGAGGATGTGCTGGGGCTGCGCGAAGAAAAAGCCGAAAGCAACGCGGTTCTGGACGGTATGCTGACTTTATACCGCGAATACAAAGAACAGAAGCAGTACGATAAAGTCGATCAGGTTCGTTCGTACTTTAAGTCGCAGGGACTGGTGATCAAAGACATGAAGCACCGGATTGACTGGGCTTACGAAGAGTAA